A genomic window from Alkalihalobacillus sp. AL-G includes:
- a CDS encoding NCS2 family permease: MKRFFGFNEHGTTYRKEFIAGLTTFLSMAYILFVNPQILGEAGMDKGAVFVATALAAAIGTILMGVIANYPIALAPGMGLNAFFTYSVVMVMGIPWQTALAGVLVSGLIFVAITLLKIREAIINAIPQDLKYATASGIGLFIAFIGLKNAGIVTNNEATLVQLGDLTKASTLLAIFGLIAVIVLMVRGVKGGIFYGMVLTAIVGVIFQVIPLPGAIVSSVPSLDPIFGQAIMHVDEIVTLDLIVVVLTFLFVSFFDTAGTLMAVATQAGFVKDNKLPRAGRALLADSSAIVFGSILGTSTTTAYIESSSGVAAGGRTGFTSVVTAGFFVLALLFSPLLAVVTPSVTAPVLIIVGVLMASVLGNIDWKRFEIAVPAFLTIVSMPLTYSIATGIALGFILYPITMIVKGNGKSVHPLMYFLFGIFILYFAFLA, from the coding sequence ATGAAACGTTTTTTTGGTTTCAACGAACATGGAACAACATACCGTAAAGAATTCATTGCTGGTTTGACTACATTTTTATCAATGGCCTACATTTTATTTGTAAATCCGCAAATTCTTGGTGAGGCGGGGATGGATAAGGGGGCCGTTTTCGTTGCAACAGCATTGGCTGCTGCAATCGGAACGATACTCATGGGTGTAATAGCGAACTATCCGATCGCATTGGCACCTGGTATGGGATTAAATGCATTCTTTACGTATTCCGTCGTTATGGTGATGGGAATCCCTTGGCAAACAGCTCTTGCTGGTGTTCTCGTATCTGGACTTATCTTTGTTGCGATCACACTATTGAAAATACGTGAAGCGATCATCAATGCGATTCCACAGGATCTTAAATATGCAACTGCATCTGGTATCGGGTTGTTCATTGCATTTATCGGATTGAAAAATGCGGGAATTGTTACAAACAATGAAGCAACGCTCGTTCAATTGGGCGATTTGACAAAAGCTAGCACTCTTCTTGCAATCTTTGGATTAATTGCGGTTATCGTATTAATGGTGCGTGGCGTTAAAGGCGGTATCTTTTATGGAATGGTATTGACTGCGATTGTTGGAGTCATTTTCCAGGTCATCCCTCTTCCAGGAGCGATTGTCAGTTCAGTACCGAGCCTTGATCCTATATTTGGACAAGCGATTATGCATGTTGATGAAATTGTCACACTTGATTTGATTGTCGTCGTCCTGACGTTCTTATTCGTTTCCTTTTTCGATACGGCTGGAACATTGATGGCAGTTGCGACTCAAGCAGGATTTGTTAAGGATAATAAGCTTCCTAGAGCAGGACGTGCTTTGTTGGCCGATTCCTCTGCGATTGTTTTTGGATCGATTTTAGGAACGTCAACGACTACAGCTTATATCGAATCGTCTTCAGGAGTTGCCGCTGGCGGCCGGACAGGCTTCACGTCAGTTGTAACAGCGGGATTCTTTGTACTCGCCTTGTTGTTTTCTCCTTTACTGGCAGTCGTGACACCATCTGTTACGGCACCTGTATTGATCATTGTCGGCGTGTTGATGGCATCCGTTTTAGGGAACATCGATTGGAAACGGTTTGAGATTGCGGTCCCAGCGTTTTTAACAATTGTATCAATGCCACTGACGTATAGCATTGCAACAGGTATTGCATTAGGGTTCATTCTCTACCCAATCACTATGATCGTAAAAGGGAATGGGAAATCCGTACACCCGCTTATGTATTTCTTGTTCGGAATCTTTATTTTGTACTTCGCATTCTTAGCATAA
- a CDS encoding DUF2179 domain-containing protein, which yields MLENSFSLIAIILIINVVYVSFFTVRMILTLKGQRYLAAITSVFEVVVYVIGLGIVLDNLNEIQNLIAYAIGYGLGVIVGMKIEEKLALGYITVNVITKEFESDIPNSLRNRGYGVTHWLADGREGPRLMMEILTSRKSEHDLYNNVKALDPKAFMISHEPKAFYGGFWVKAIRR from the coding sequence ATGCTTGAAAACAGTTTTTCATTAATTGCAATCATACTGATCATCAATGTTGTTTATGTATCGTTTTTTACGGTCCGAATGATCTTAACACTGAAAGGACAACGCTATCTTGCAGCGATTACCAGTGTCTTTGAGGTTGTTGTTTATGTTATCGGATTGGGCATTGTATTGGATAACCTGAATGAGATCCAGAACTTGATTGCCTATGCGATTGGTTATGGTCTTGGTGTTATCGTTGGAATGAAAATTGAGGAAAAGCTTGCTTTAGGCTATATTACCGTTAATGTAATCACGAAGGAGTTTGAATCCGATATTCCAAATTCATTGCGGAATCGTGGTTACGGTGTTACACATTGGCTTGCAGACGGCCGTGAAGGTCCGCGATTGATGATGGAAATCTTAACCTCTAGAAAATCTGAACATGATCTATACAATAATGTAAAAGCACTTGATCCAAAAGCGTTCATGATTTCCCATGAACCAAAAGCCTTTTACGGCGGGTTCTGGGTCAAAGCTATTCGGAGGTAG
- a CDS encoding NETI motif-containing protein, whose product MDKKPKKKKFEVLENEEIGDCLKRMRQEGYVPVRRMEEPVFQEVKQNGKKEVEHLRQRIIFEGELQ is encoded by the coding sequence ATGGACAAGAAGCCGAAGAAAAAGAAATTTGAAGTATTGGAAAACGAAGAGATTGGCGATTGCCTCAAGCGAATGAGGCAGGAAGGATATGTGCCTGTCCGAAGAATGGAAGAGCCAGTCTTTCAGGAAGTGAAGCAAAATGGTAAGAAAGAGGTAGAACATCTACGGCAAAGGATCATATTTGAAGGCGAATTACAGTAA
- the purE gene encoding 5-(carboxyamino)imidazole ribonucleotide mutase, which produces MEPLVGVIMGSTSDWETMRHTCDVLDELEIPYEKKVVSAHRTPDLMFEYAEQARGRGIMVIVAGAGGAAHLPGMVAAKTTLPVIGVPVQSKALNGLDSLLSIVQMPGGVPVATVAIGKAGATNAGLLAAQILGTTMEKVASALQKRQEERRQKVIESSGDLK; this is translated from the coding sequence ATGGAACCGTTAGTTGGCGTAATCATGGGAAGTACGTCGGACTGGGAGACGATGAGACATACGTGTGATGTGTTGGATGAGTTAGAAATCCCGTATGAAAAAAAGGTTGTATCCGCACACCGTACTCCAGATCTTATGTTTGAATATGCAGAACAAGCAAGAGGACGAGGCATAATGGTGATTGTTGCCGGAGCGGGAGGAGCAGCGCACTTACCTGGAATGGTAGCTGCTAAGACGACATTGCCTGTCATCGGTGTTCCGGTTCAATCGAAAGCGTTAAACGGACTAGACTCCTTACTTTCAATCGTGCAAATGCCTGGCGGAGTTCCGGTGGCGACGGTTGCGATCGGAAAAGCAGGAGCAACGAACGCGGGATTACTCGCAGCACAAATTTTGGGAACGACTATGGAAAAGGTTGCCTCCGCTCTCCAAAAACGTCAAGAAGAACGTCGACAAAAAGTAATCGAAAGCAGTGGTGACTTGAAATGA
- the purK gene encoding 5-(carboxyamino)imidazole ribonucleotide synthase translates to MTKPIVPPQTIGILGGGQLGRMMAIAAKEMGFKIATVDPTKGSPCGLLADIEIVGDYASEEARNKLAEVSDVITYEFENVDLDTARWLEENHHLPQGSNLLKVTQNRAEEKATLEAIGVKVAPYELVSNEAQLNTALRKIGYPSILKTIRGGYDGKGQVVLDTPEHIELAHQLIEGGTPCVLEEKISFIKEISVIVARNVYGDVETFPVAENIHRDSILYESVVPARISDESIEKARSLAIQIADGLDLVGTLAVEMFLTDDSGIYINELAPRPHNSGHYTIEGCVFSQFQQHIRAICGWKLGKPTLVKPSVMVNLLGEEAHHILNVAPLFDNVHLHLYEKKEAKKKRKMGHFTIIDDSLNAAVEKAETIAKNLQKHILEEVK, encoded by the coding sequence ATGACGAAACCAATTGTACCCCCTCAAACGATCGGAATTTTAGGAGGCGGACAGCTTGGGCGGATGATGGCGATTGCGGCCAAAGAAATGGGCTTTAAAATTGCAACCGTGGATCCAACGAAAGGCTCACCTTGTGGATTGCTGGCGGACATTGAAATTGTTGGCGATTATGCGAGTGAGGAAGCGCGAAATAAACTTGCTGAAGTAAGCGACGTCATCACGTATGAGTTTGAAAATGTCGATCTTGATACAGCACGCTGGCTTGAAGAAAACCACCACCTTCCACAAGGGAGCAACTTGTTGAAAGTGACACAGAACCGTGCAGAGGAAAAGGCGACGCTTGAGGCGATTGGCGTGAAAGTGGCACCTTATGAACTCGTTTCAAACGAGGCACAACTCAATACGGCACTTAGGAAAATCGGTTATCCGTCGATTTTAAAAACAATAAGAGGTGGCTATGATGGGAAAGGACAAGTCGTCCTTGATACTCCGGAACATATCGAACTCGCTCATCAATTGATTGAAGGCGGGACACCATGTGTTTTAGAGGAAAAGATTTCGTTTATCAAAGAAATCTCAGTCATTGTTGCACGGAATGTATATGGAGACGTCGAGACCTTCCCTGTCGCAGAGAACATTCACCGCGATAGCATTTTATATGAATCGGTTGTACCGGCTAGAATTTCAGATGAAAGTATTGAAAAGGCACGATCCCTTGCGATCCAAATTGCTGATGGATTAGATCTGGTTGGGACGTTAGCCGTGGAAATGTTCTTAACGGACGACTCGGGTATTTACATTAACGAACTTGCGCCGAGGCCGCACAATTCAGGACATTATACGATTGAAGGCTGCGTATTCTCTCAATTCCAACAACACATTCGAGCGATTTGCGGGTGGAAGCTTGGAAAACCGACTTTAGTAAAGCCGAGCGTAATGGTCAACCTATTGGGAGAAGAAGCGCATCACATATTAAACGTTGCACCACTGTTCGATAATGTCCATCTCCACCTTTACGAAAAAAAAGAAGCGAAGAAAAAGCGGAAGATGGGGCATTTTACGATCATCGACGATTCATTGAATGCTGCAGTGGAAAAGGCTGAAACCATCGCGAAGAACCTACAAAAACATATCCTGGAGGAAGTTAAATGA
- the purB gene encoding adenylosuccinate lyase — MIERYTRPEMREIWTEENKFKAWLEVEILACEAWAELGDIPKQDVVKLREKASFDVNRIHEIEEQTRHDVVAFTRAVSETLGEERKWVHYGLTSTDVVDTALSHLIHQANDILLEDIERFVEVLKEKAQEHKYTVMMGRTHGVHAEPTTFGLKIALWYEEMKRNLERFKQAAEGIRYGKLSGAVGTFANIPPFVEQYVCEQLGLNRAPISTQTLQRDRHAHYMSTLALIATSIEKFATEIRGLQKSETREVEEFFAKGQKGSSAMPHKRNPVGSENMTGLARVIRGHMVTSMENVALWHERDISHSSAERIIIPDSTSLLNYMLNRFSNIVKNLTVYPENMKRNMSRTYGLIYSQRVLLSLVDKGLSREEAYDLVQPKTMEAWEKGIQFRELVEAEPRITEMLTADEIDDCFDYNHHMKEVDNLFKRVGLE; from the coding sequence ATGATTGAACGTTATACACGACCTGAAATGCGAGAAATTTGGACTGAGGAAAACAAATTCAAAGCTTGGCTTGAGGTAGAAATCCTTGCTTGTGAAGCGTGGGCTGAGCTTGGGGACATTCCGAAACAGGATGTCGTGAAGCTCCGTGAAAAGGCTTCGTTTGACGTAAATCGGATCCATGAAATCGAAGAACAAACTCGCCATGATGTCGTTGCTTTTACAAGAGCAGTGTCGGAAACGTTAGGTGAGGAACGAAAATGGGTCCATTACGGGCTGACGTCCACAGATGTCGTGGATACGGCTCTTTCACATTTGATCCATCAAGCGAACGATATTTTACTAGAGGACATTGAACGGTTTGTAGAGGTTTTAAAGGAAAAAGCACAGGAGCATAAATATACGGTGATGATGGGACGTACGCACGGTGTTCATGCCGAGCCGACGACCTTCGGATTGAAGATTGCCCTCTGGTATGAGGAAATGAAGCGAAATCTTGAGCGATTTAAACAGGCGGCAGAAGGAATACGTTACGGAAAGCTTTCGGGAGCTGTCGGTACGTTCGCGAACATCCCGCCGTTTGTCGAGCAATATGTATGTGAACAGCTTGGCCTTAACCGTGCACCGATCTCAACACAAACGTTACAGCGTGATCGCCATGCACATTACATGTCGACGTTGGCCTTGATCGCAACTTCAATTGAAAAGTTCGCAACGGAAATTCGCGGACTTCAGAAAAGCGAAACACGTGAGGTCGAAGAGTTTTTCGCAAAGGGTCAAAAAGGTTCATCCGCTATGCCGCATAAGCGTAATCCGGTCGGATCGGAAAACATGACAGGGTTAGCACGAGTCATTCGTGGACATATGGTGACATCGATGGAAAACGTAGCGCTATGGCATGAGCGTGATATTTCACACTCTTCAGCAGAACGGATCATCATTCCAGACAGCACGAGCCTACTGAATTACATGCTGAACAGGTTCTCGAACATCGTGAAAAATTTGACGGTCTATCCGGAAAACATGAAGCGGAACATGTCCCGCACATACGGGTTGATTTACTCGCAGCGCGTGCTGTTATCACTTGTTGATAAAGGCTTAAGTCGTGAGGAAGCATATGACCTCGTCCAGCCGAAAACCATGGAAGCATGGGAAAAGGGCATCCAGTTCAGAGAATTAGTCGAAGCGGAGCCACGCATCACAGAAATGCTGACAGCAGATGAAATCGATGATTGCTTTGATTACAACCATCACATGAAGGAAGTTGACAACCTTTTTAAACGTGTTGGATTAGAATAA
- the purC gene encoding phosphoribosylaminoimidazolesuccinocarboxamide synthase, with the protein MEKRALLYEGKAKHIYETSDPEVVWIEYKDEATAFNGEKKSTIDGKGKLNNVISSLLFEVLHDKGIESHFIKKLSDTEQLVKNVQIIPLEVVVRNVAAGSLAKRLGMEEGEVLPEPIVEFYYKNDDLGDPLLTKDHIRILGLVEETELSLLRQKGLAVNDVLVPYFKALNIDLIDFKLEFGIDSDGEVLLADEISPDTCRLWDSETKQKLDKDVFRRNLGSLTETYGQLLERLT; encoded by the coding sequence ATGGAGAAACGAGCACTGCTTTATGAGGGGAAGGCGAAACACATATACGAAACGTCTGATCCGGAGGTTGTTTGGATCGAATACAAGGATGAAGCAACCGCATTCAACGGTGAGAAGAAGTCAACCATCGATGGCAAAGGGAAGCTGAATAACGTCATTTCATCCCTATTGTTTGAAGTGCTTCACGATAAAGGGATTGAGTCACATTTTATAAAAAAGCTTTCGGACACTGAGCAGCTGGTGAAAAATGTTCAGATCATTCCGCTTGAAGTGGTCGTCCGGAACGTCGCAGCAGGCTCACTCGCCAAACGCCTTGGCATGGAAGAAGGGGAAGTGCTTCCGGAGCCAATCGTTGAGTTTTACTACAAAAATGATGATCTCGGCGATCCACTGTTGACGAAGGACCACATCCGTATCCTTGGACTCGTCGAGGAGACAGAACTTTCCTTGCTGCGACAGAAGGGATTAGCTGTGAATGACGTATTGGTGCCTTATTTTAAAGCACTCAATATCGATCTGATCGACTTTAAGCTCGAATTCGGAATTGATTCGGATGGTGAAGTCCTTCTGGCTGATGAAATTTCACCAGATACATGCCGCCTGTGGGATTCTGAAACGAAGCAAAAGCTTGATAAAGACGTCTTTCGAAGGAATCTTGGAAGTTTGACTGAGACGTACGGGCAGTTGTTAGAGAGATTGACGTAA
- the purS gene encoding phosphoribosylformylglycinamidine synthase subunit PurS yields MYNVKVFVTLKESVLDPQGGAVKDSLHRLSYQSVEDVRIGKYIELTIKKEDGDIEQQVREICEKLLANTVIEDFTYQIEEVVSQ; encoded by the coding sequence ATGTATAACGTAAAAGTGTTTGTCACATTAAAGGAAAGCGTGTTGGATCCACAGGGGGGAGCGGTTAAAGACTCACTCCACCGCCTGTCTTATCAATCCGTTGAAGATGTTCGAATCGGAAAATATATCGAGCTGACGATCAAAAAAGAAGACGGAGATATCGAGCAGCAGGTTCGTGAAATTTGCGAAAAACTGTTGGCGAACACGGTCATCGAAGATTTTACGTATCAAATCGAGGAGGTCGTCTCCCAGTGA
- the purQ gene encoding phosphoribosylformylglycinamidine synthase subunit PurQ, with amino-acid sequence MKFAVVVFPGSNCDVDMYHAIKDELGEGVEYVWHNDSDLSGFDGILIPGGFSYGDYLRSGSIARFSNIMDSIYEANKQGKPILGVCNGFQILLEAGLLPGAMQRNEKLKFICRHVDLVVENKDSMFTSAYEIGEVISVPVAHGEGNYYCDEATYEKLLENNQVAFRYKQNLNGSSHQIAGITNERGNVLGMMPHPERAVDALLGSADGLKLFKSIVKSWREAHVVSS; translated from the coding sequence GTGAAATTTGCAGTCGTCGTTTTTCCAGGATCGAACTGTGACGTAGATATGTATCACGCGATCAAGGATGAGCTTGGTGAAGGAGTCGAATATGTGTGGCACAACGATTCCGATTTAAGCGGATTTGATGGGATTCTGATTCCAGGCGGATTTTCTTACGGAGATTATTTACGAAGCGGTTCAATCGCTCGTTTTTCCAACATCATGGACTCAATCTATGAAGCTAATAAACAAGGGAAACCGATTCTCGGAGTTTGTAACGGATTTCAGATTTTGCTCGAAGCAGGATTGTTACCGGGTGCGATGCAACGGAACGAAAAACTTAAGTTCATCTGTCGCCACGTGGATCTTGTCGTTGAAAATAAGGATTCGATGTTCACGAGTGCGTATGAAATCGGTGAGGTCATCTCAGTACCGGTGGCACATGGTGAAGGAAACTATTATTGCGATGAAGCAACGTATGAAAAGCTGCTAGAAAACAATCAAGTCGCATTCCGTTACAAGCAAAACCTGAATGGCTCAAGTCACCAGATTGCGGGTATTACAAATGAGAGAGGTAACGTATTAGGGATGATGCCTCACCCGGAACGTGCTGTTGATGCGTTACTCGGAAGTGCGGATGGACTTAAACTTTTTAAATCGATCGTCAAAAGCTGGAGGGAAGCACATGTTGTATCCTCATGA
- the purL gene encoding phosphoribosylformylglycinamidine synthase subunit PurL, with the protein MLYPHEPTEQLIKEQKLYQEMGLNDEEFAMVESILGRLPNYTETGLFSVMWSEHCSYKNSKPVLRKFPVDGPCVLQGPGEGAGIVDIGDEQAVVFKIESHNHPSAIEPYQGAATGVGGIIRDVFSMGARPVALLNSLRFGELTSDRVKYLFEEVVAGIAGYGNCIGIPTVGGEVQFDKSYDGNPLVNAMCVGLIEHKDIQKGQAKGIGNSVMYVGARTGRDGIHGATFASEELNDASDEKRPAVQVGDPFMEKLLLEACLELVQCDALVGIQDMGAAGLTSSSSEMASKSGTGIEMNLDLVPQRETNMTPYEMMLSESQERMLIVVEKGRENEIEAIVEKWGLDAITIGEVIEEKVLRLTHKGEVVSNVPVDALAEEAPVYNKPSTVPAYYEQFQQQASYVPNVVDYKDTLLKLLAQPTIASKSWVFDQYDHMVRTSTVVSPGSDAAVVRIRGTRKALAMTTDCNSRYLYLDPEVGGKIAVAEAARNIVCSGGEPLAITDCLNFGNPEKPEIFWQLEKAVEGMSDACRTLSTPVISGNVSLYNETNGEAVYPTPVVGMVGLVHDIDHVTTQSFKEAGDVIYMIGETKPEFSGSELQKLLEGSISGKAPELDLEKELAYQSQLLKAIQAGVVQSAHDIAEGGLAVAAAESMIDTKLGASFTVSGDELAALFSESQSRFLVSVNPENVEEFERFVEEATAIGVVLDRPVLRIETSEGKELVSASHEELETAWKGAIPCLLTSKV; encoded by the coding sequence ATGTTGTATCCTCATGAACCTACAGAGCAATTAATTAAAGAACAGAAGCTGTATCAAGAAATGGGTTTGAACGATGAAGAATTCGCGATGGTCGAATCGATTCTCGGTCGTCTTCCGAACTATACGGAAACAGGGTTGTTTTCAGTCATGTGGTCAGAGCATTGCAGCTATAAAAATTCCAAGCCTGTCCTTCGGAAGTTTCCTGTCGATGGTCCGTGTGTCCTTCAAGGACCTGGTGAAGGCGCTGGAATCGTAGACATCGGTGATGAACAGGCCGTCGTTTTTAAAATCGAAAGCCACAACCATCCTTCGGCAATCGAGCCGTATCAAGGTGCTGCAACAGGTGTCGGCGGGATCATTCGTGATGTATTTTCAATGGGTGCGCGTCCCGTTGCCTTATTGAATTCACTTCGTTTCGGTGAGCTGACTTCGGATCGAGTGAAGTACTTGTTCGAAGAGGTTGTCGCCGGAATCGCAGGCTATGGAAACTGCATCGGGATCCCGACAGTCGGCGGTGAAGTCCAGTTCGACAAATCATATGATGGAAACCCGCTCGTTAATGCGATGTGTGTCGGCTTGATCGAACATAAAGACATCCAGAAGGGCCAGGCGAAAGGGATCGGGAACTCGGTCATGTATGTCGGTGCCCGTACGGGTCGTGACGGTATCCATGGCGCGACCTTCGCATCCGAAGAATTGAACGATGCGTCTGATGAAAAGCGTCCAGCGGTTCAGGTCGGTGATCCGTTCATGGAAAAGCTTTTACTTGAAGCGTGCCTTGAGCTTGTTCAATGTGATGCACTTGTCGGAATTCAAGATATGGGAGCGGCAGGATTGACGTCATCCTCAAGTGAGATGGCAAGTAAATCTGGCACCGGAATCGAGATGAACCTTGACCTCGTGCCACAGCGTGAAACGAACATGACACCATATGAAATGATGCTTTCTGAATCACAGGAACGGATGTTGATCGTCGTTGAAAAAGGTCGAGAAAACGAAATCGAAGCGATTGTTGAAAAGTGGGGTCTTGATGCCATTACGATTGGTGAAGTTATTGAAGAGAAAGTGCTCCGTCTTACTCATAAAGGTGAAGTCGTTTCAAATGTGCCGGTTGATGCTTTAGCAGAAGAAGCACCGGTTTACAATAAGCCGAGTACTGTTCCGGCCTATTATGAACAATTCCAGCAACAAGCTTCCTATGTTCCGAATGTAGTAGATTACAAGGATACATTGCTGAAATTACTAGCCCAGCCTACGATTGCAAGCAAATCATGGGTGTTCGATCAGTATGACCATATGGTAAGAACGAGCACGGTCGTTTCCCCTGGCTCGGATGCAGCTGTTGTGCGAATCCGTGGTACGCGTAAAGCACTTGCGATGACGACAGACTGTAATTCCCGCTATTTATATCTCGATCCGGAGGTCGGCGGAAAAATCGCTGTAGCGGAAGCAGCACGTAACATCGTATGTTCAGGTGGTGAACCACTAGCGATCACGGATTGTTTGAACTTTGGGAATCCTGAAAAACCTGAAATCTTCTGGCAGTTGGAGAAGGCAGTCGAAGGGATGAGCGATGCGTGTCGTACGCTCTCAACACCAGTCATCAGCGGAAATGTTTCCCTTTACAACGAAACGAACGGTGAAGCGGTTTACCCAACACCGGTTGTCGGAATGGTTGGCTTGGTGCATGACATCGACCACGTGACAACACAATCGTTTAAAGAAGCGGGAGACGTCATCTATATGATCGGTGAAACGAAGCCGGAATTTTCCGGAAGTGAATTACAGAAGCTGCTTGAGGGGTCGATTTCGGGTAAAGCTCCAGAGCTTGACTTGGAAAAAGAGCTAGCTTACCAGTCTCAGCTTTTAAAAGCGATTCAAGCGGGTGTCGTCCAGTCGGCGCATGACATTGCAGAAGGAGGATTAGCAGTAGCGGCAGCAGAAAGCATGATCGATACAAAACTTGGTGCTTCATTTACCGTTTCAGGAGACGAATTGGCTGCCTTGTTCAGTGAATCGCAATCACGATTCCTCGTTTCGGTGAACCCAGAAAACGTTGAGGAATTTGAAAGATTTGTAGAAGAAGCAACGGCAATCGGTGTCGTTCTCGACCGGCCGGTATTACGAATCGAAACTTCAGAAGGGAAAGAGCTCGTTTCAGCTTCTCACGAGGAGCTAGAAACAGCCTGGAAAGGAGCTATTCCATGCTTGCTGACATCAAAGGTTTAA
- the purF gene encoding amidophosphoribosyltransferase, translating to MLADIKGLNEECGVFAVWGHPEAAQLTYYGLHSLQHRGQEGAGIAVTDGEQVRFHKSNGLVTEVFNQGELSTLTGESAIGHVRYSTAGGNEHANVQPLVFQSQRGGLALAHNGNLVNANGLKHQLEAQGSIFQTTSDTEVLAHLIKRSGFIDLRDQVKNALTMIKGAYAFVIMTENGIMAALDPNGMRPLSIGKIGDAYVIASETCAFDVIGAEFIRDVEPGELLIIDDSGIESDSFTTSTNRAMCSMEYIYFSRPDSSIDEINIHAARKNLGKRLADEAYVEADVVTGVPDSSISAAIGYAEAAGIPYELGLIKNRYVGRTFIQPSQALREQGVKMKLSPVRGIVEGKRVVMVDDSIVRGTTSRRIVQMLRDAGAKEVHVRISSPPIAHPCFYGIDISSKDELIASNRSVEEIREIIGADSLEYLSIDGMMGSIGRNPNEQNCGQCLGCFTGKYPTEIYPDTVLPHEKELVYK from the coding sequence ATGCTTGCTGACATCAAAGGTTTAAACGAAGAATGTGGTGTTTTTGCAGTTTGGGGTCATCCCGAAGCTGCTCAGCTCACTTATTACGGATTGCACAGTCTTCAGCATCGCGGGCAAGAAGGTGCTGGAATAGCGGTAACAGACGGGGAACAGGTTCGTTTTCATAAATCGAATGGCCTTGTTACAGAGGTTTTTAACCAGGGTGAATTATCGACTTTGACAGGAGAATCCGCAATTGGCCACGTCAGATATTCAACTGCTGGGGGTAATGAGCATGCGAATGTTCAACCGCTCGTCTTTCAATCCCAGCGTGGTGGTCTTGCACTCGCTCATAACGGAAATCTTGTCAACGCGAACGGGCTTAAGCATCAGCTGGAGGCACAGGGAAGTATTTTTCAAACGACATCCGATACCGAAGTGCTCGCCCATCTCATTAAGCGCAGTGGTTTCATCGATCTCCGTGACCAGGTGAAAAATGCACTGACGATGATCAAAGGTGCTTACGCGTTTGTGATCATGACGGAAAATGGAATTATGGCAGCACTTGACCCGAATGGAATGCGACCGCTTTCTATCGGTAAAATCGGTGACGCGTACGTGATCGCTTCTGAAACATGTGCATTCGATGTTATCGGTGCTGAATTCATTCGTGACGTTGAGCCTGGCGAACTGCTGATCATCGACGATTCAGGGATCGAAAGTGATTCGTTCACGACGTCGACGAATCGAGCGATGTGCAGCATGGAGTACATTTATTTTTCGAGGCCTGACAGCAGCATCGATGAGATCAATATTCATGCCGCTCGTAAAAATCTTGGGAAACGTCTTGCAGATGAAGCATATGTTGAAGCGGATGTTGTGACAGGTGTGCCAGATTCGAGTATTTCTGCTGCGATCGGGTATGCAGAAGCAGCGGGAATTCCATACGAGCTCGGATTGATCAAAAACCGTTATGTCGGACGCACGTTCATCCAGCCGTCTCAAGCGTTACGGGAGCAAGGTGTGAAAATGAAGCTTTCTCCAGTACGCGGGATTGTGGAAGGTAAGCGTGTCGTGATGGTCGATGATTCGATCGTACGTGGAACAACAAGCCGCCGAATCGTACAAATGCTGCGTGATGCTGGTGCGAAAGAGGTCCATGTCCGAATCAGCTCACCGCCGATTGCACATCCTTGTTTTTACGGAATCGACATTTCTTCCAAGGATGAATTGATCGCATCGAATCGATCAGTCGAGGAAATCCGTGAGATTATCGGAGCCGATTCGCTTGAATACTTGAGCATCGATGGCATGATGGGGTCCATCGGCAGAAATCCGAATGAGCAGAACTGTGGACAATGCCTCGGTTGCTTTACAGGAAAATATCCGACGGAAATCTACCCAGATACCGTTTTACCACATGAAAAAGAACTCGTTTATAAATAA